In Arvicola amphibius chromosome 13, mArvAmp1.2, whole genome shotgun sequence, a genomic segment contains:
- the Commd6 gene encoding COMM domain-containing protein 6, producing MEESRFREPVLDAKSEVTCQLVDFQWKLGMAVSSDRCRSLKYPYVAVKLKVAEPSGQVNTKSIEMTIPQFQNFYRQFKEIAAVIETV from the exons ATGGAGGAGTCCCGGTTCAGGGAACCGGTGCTGGACGCCAAATCCGAG gTCACTTGCCAG CTTGTAGATTTTCAGTGGAAACTGGGCATGGCTGTGAGCTCTGACCGCTGCAGATCCCTCAAGTACCCATATGTGGCAGTGAAGCTCAAAGTGGCCGAGCCTTCTGGCCAAGTAAACACCAAGTCCATCGAAATGACAATCCCACAGTTTCAG AATTTCTACAGACAGTTCAAGGAAATTGCCGCTGTAATTGAAACTGTGTGA